In the genome of Salinispirillum sp. LH 10-3-1, one region contains:
- the coxB gene encoding cytochrome c oxidase subunit II, protein MLNRLRFRSLTTAVVFIAVGLLSGLASAEWQVNMTRGVTEISNDVYNLHMLIFIICCVIGVLVFGVMFYAMWAHRKSRGAVAETWDQNHKLEVVWTVIPLLILLGMAVPATITLAKIYADDPQADVTVMIEGYQWRWRYTYIDDSGEAPVSFFSSMSTPRESIANVVDKPENYLLEVDNALYLPTDRSIRFLITANDVIHSWWVPAFAVKKDAVPGIINTANTFILEEGTYRGMCAELCGRDHAFMPIVVEAVSPEAFDDWMSEQRAEAVALAELTSKEWTLDELSTRGQQVYNTFCAACHQTSGQGIPGVFPSMIGSPKVVGLPDETIDVLVNGVRGTAMQAFGNQLSDVDLAAVATYIRNSWGNNMGDVIEPMDVINFKAGL, encoded by the coding sequence ATGTTAAACCGACTTCGATTCCGGAGCCTGACAACAGCAGTGGTGTTCATTGCTGTTGGCCTACTCAGTGGCTTAGCCAGTGCTGAGTGGCAGGTGAATATGACCCGTGGGGTCACCGAAATCAGTAATGATGTATACAACCTGCACATGCTGATTTTCATCATCTGCTGTGTTATTGGTGTTTTGGTTTTTGGTGTAATGTTTTACGCCATGTGGGCGCATCGCAAATCACGTGGTGCAGTTGCCGAAACCTGGGACCAGAATCACAAGCTGGAAGTCGTATGGACGGTTATTCCGTTGCTTATCCTGCTCGGTATGGCGGTTCCGGCTACCATTACACTGGCGAAAATCTATGCCGACGATCCACAGGCCGATGTGACTGTGATGATCGAAGGCTACCAGTGGCGCTGGCGCTACACGTACATTGATGACAGTGGAGAAGCCCCAGTGTCTTTCTTCTCATCAATGTCTACACCGCGAGAGTCCATTGCGAACGTGGTTGATAAGCCAGAAAACTACCTCCTCGAAGTCGACAATGCTCTGTATCTGCCAACGGATCGCTCTATTCGCTTTCTGATTACCGCCAACGACGTCATCCACTCATGGTGGGTGCCCGCGTTTGCAGTGAAGAAAGACGCCGTGCCGGGCATCATCAATACGGCCAACACCTTTATTTTGGAAGAAGGCACCTACCGCGGTATGTGCGCTGAGTTGTGTGGTCGTGACCATGCCTTTATGCCGATCGTTGTTGAAGCGGTCAGTCCGGAAGCCTTTGACGATTGGATGAGCGAACAGCGCGCGGAAGCCGTTGCTTTGGCCGAGTTGACCTCGAAAGAATGGACGCTGGACGAGCTGTCTACCCGTGGCCAGCAGGTCTACAACACCTTCTGTGCCGCTTGTCACCAGACATCTGGCCAGGGTATTCCTGGTGTGTTCCCATCGATGATTGGGTCACCTAAGGTGGTTGGTTTGCCCGATGAGACCATTGATGTCTTGGTGAACGGTGTGCGTGGTACCGCCATGCAAGCGTTCGGCAACCAGTTGAGCGACGTGGATTTGGCTGCGGTAGCGACTTACATCCGCAACTCTTGGGGTAACAATATGGGTGATGTTATTGAGCCCATGGATGTCATCAACTTTAAAGCCGGACTATAA